The DNA segment TTGGTGCAGCCAAATTGATCGACCCTTTATAGAGCGTCGCAATCCAGTTGAACAACTTGATCGCCGTCGGGACTCCGACAAGCATTGTGAGGAATGAGAAAACAACGCCCGCAAATTCCGACTGGCCCGACACAAACATGTGGTGACCCCAGACGAAAAACGAGACCGCGGCAATCGCCAAACTTGAATACGCGATCGCCGTATAACCAAAAATGGTCTTTCGAGCAAAAGTCGTGATGAGTTCCGAGATCACACCAAATGCTGGCAAGATCATGATGTAAACTGCGGGGTGCGAGTAGAACCAGAAGAAGTGTTGGAACAAGACCGGGTCTCCGCCAAGCGCCGGATCAAAGAAGCCGATTCCAAAAATATTCTCGGCTGCCAACAGAAGAACTGTGATCGCAAGAACTGGCGTGGCTAGTACCTGAATGATTGCTGTCGAGTAGAGTGCCCATACAAACAGCGGAATCCGATTCATCGTCATTCCCGGCGCCCGAAGCTTATGTGTAGTCACAACAAAGTTGAGGCCGGTCAAAATGGACGAGAATCCCGCGATGAACACGCCCATCATCATACATAGGACTGCTGGCGCATGCTTGATCGAGTAAGGCGTATAAAAGGTCCAGCCAGTGTCTGCACCGCCGAAAGCGAGAGACAGCAGCGCAACGCCCGCTCCAATGATTAAACAGTACCAGCTTAAAAGATTCAATCGAGGGAAGGCGACATCTTTTGCACCAATTTGCATCGGTAGGAAGAAGTTCCCTAGGAATGCTGGAATTCCCGGAATGATTACCAAGAAGACCATCACGGCCCCATGGTAAGTCATTACCCGCGAATAGGTCTCAG comes from the Deltaproteobacteria bacterium genome and includes:
- the ctaD gene encoding cytochrome c oxidase subunit I; its protein translation is MASTGAHSEHNYLNHEKGLWSWLSTLDHKRIGIMYFITVAIFFLVGGIFALLIRTELFSTGQTIMTAETYSRVMTYHGAVMVFLVIIPGIPAFLGNFFLPMQIGAKDVAFPRLNLLSWYCLIIGAGVALLSLAFGGADTGWTFYTPYSIKHAPAVLCMMMGVFIAGFSSILTGLNFVVTTHKLRAPGMTMNRIPLFVWALYSTAIIQVLATPVLAITVLLLAAENIFGIGFFDPALGGDPVLFQHFFWFYSHPAVYIMILPAFGVISELITTFARKTIFGYTAIAYSSLAIAAVSFFVWGHHMFVSGQSEFAGVVFSFLTMLVGVPTAIKLFNWIATLYKGSINLAAPMLYALGFMFLFTIGGVTGIFLATIATDVHFHDTYFVVAHFHYVMVGGTLMAIMGGIFYWFPKMFGKLCNDAWARISFVFIFVGFNVTFYPQFVLGSLGMPRRYFDYLPEYEHLNRISTIGSYLIGIGFIVAFFTVIHGLLKGTPAGPNPWGGKTLEWTTASPPPHENFLTTPIVTAGPYEYR